A part of Deltaproteobacteria bacterium genomic DNA contains:
- a CDS encoding CinA family protein — protein MPDLTTLGRTVGELLKERNETVAVAESSAGGLISAALLSLPGASAYFVGGGVIYTRHARAGLLMMPADQVTVRGSTESYALDCARLIRDRLGTTWGLAESGATGPTGNRYGDASGHGCMAIVGPVEKAITVETGRPDREANMWAFTEAALGLLEEALRRR, from the coding sequence ACCCTCGGACGTACGGTGGGCGAACTGCTCAAGGAACGGAACGAGACCGTGGCGGTGGCCGAATCATCCGCCGGCGGCCTGATCTCGGCGGCGCTGCTGTCGTTGCCCGGGGCCTCCGCCTACTTCGTCGGCGGCGGCGTGATCTACACGCGGCACGCGCGCGCGGGGCTGCTGATGATGCCCGCCGACCAGGTGACGGTGCGCGGCAGCACCGAGTCCTACGCGCTGGACTGCGCCCGGCTCATCCGCGATCGCCTCGGCACCACCTGGGGCCTCGCGGAGAGCGGCGCCACCGGGCCCACGGGAAACCGCTACGGCGATGCTTCGGGGCACGGTTGCATGGCCATCGTCGGGCCGGTGGAAAAGGCCATCACCGTCGAGACCGGCCGGCCCGACCGGGAAGCCAACATGTGGGCCTTTACCGAGGCCGCGTTGGGACTGCTGGAGGAAGCGCTTCGCCGGCGGTAG